In Vigna angularis cultivar LongXiaoDou No.4 chromosome 8, ASM1680809v1, whole genome shotgun sequence, one DNA window encodes the following:
- the LOC108344733 gene encoding uncharacterized protein LOC108344733 yields the protein MSVELKLSRSNRIYRPSEALEGKIVFKTQSSIYHYGIRLTVKGSVNLQVRGGSAGVVESFYGVIKPIPIVNRITEIKSSGKIGLGTSEIPFSLKLRQQDENLERFYETFHGANISIQYLVTVDIPRGYLHKSLSATTEFIVESDKADLPQRPLSPEMVIFYITQDTQRHSLLHELKSGGFRVTGKISTQCSLSGTISGELTVEASAVPIQAIDIQLFRVESILLGEKIVTETSLIQTTQIADGDVCRGLTLPIYVILPRLLTCPTTLAGPFSIEFKVAIVISFQAELSKLHKKSDPKTPRLGMAMETLPLELVRAK from the exons ATGTCCGTCGAACTCAAGCTCTCTCGTTCTAATCGTATCTATCGCCCTTCG GAAGCTCTGGAAGGCAAAATCGTTTTCAAAACTCAGTCTTCAATTTACCACTATGGAATTCGCCTCACTGTCAAAGGATCCGTCAACTTGCAG GTTCGTGGAGGATCAGCTGGGGTTGTTGAATCGTTCTACGGCGTTATTAAGCCTATCCCAATTGt GAACAGGATCACTGAGATAAAATCTTCTGGAAAGATTGGCTTGGGTACATCAGAG ATACCATTCTCGTTGAAGCTACGGCAGCAGGATGAAAATTTAGAAAGATTTTATGAGACGTTCCATGGTGCAAATATAAGCATCCAG TATTTGGTGACTGTAGATATACCTCGTGGATACTTGCATAAATCATTATCAGCAACAACAGAGTTCATAGTTGAAAGTGATAAAG CTGATCTTCCACAAAGACCACTTTCTCCAGAGATGGTAATCTTTTACATCACCCAAGACACTCAAAGGCATTCTCTACTTCATGAATTAAAATCTG GTGGATTTCGGGTGACAGGAAAAATCTCAACTCAGTGTTCTTTGTCTGGCACTATTAGTGGTGAGCTAACTGTAGAAGCTTCTGCAGTTCCAATTCAGGCAATTGACATTCAGCTGTTTCGAGTGGAATCCATTCTTCTTGGGGAGAAAATTGTGACTGAAACCTCTCTGATTCAAACAACACAG ATAGCAGATGGAGATGTATGCCGAGGTTTGACTCTACCTATTTATGTAATACTACCTCGTCTTCTGACATGTCCAACAACCTTAGCTGG TCCCTTCTCAATTGAGTTCAAAGTTGCAATTGTTATAAGCTTTCAGGCAGAGCTAAGTAAATTGCATAAGAAATCTGACCCCAAAACTCCAAGACTAGGG ATGGCGATGGAAACATTACCACTTGAGTTGGTTAGGGCAAAGTAA
- the LOC108343874 gene encoding phosphoethanolamine N-methyltransferase has protein sequence MASLTMVQGGGMDERCVQKSYWMEHTTELSVESMMLDSNASHLDKEERPEVLSLLPAYEGKSVVELGAGIGRFTGELAKQAGQLLAVDFIESAIKKNENINGHHKNVKFMCADVTSPNLQISEGSVDLIFSNWLLMYLSDEEVENLAGRMIKWLKVGGYVFFRESCFHQSGDSKRKCNPTHYREPRFYTKVFKECHKIDDRGNSFELSLIGCKCIGAYVRNKKNQNQICWIWQKVRSQDDRRFQRFLDSVEYNHKDILLYESVFGQGFVSTGGLETTKEFVAKLGLKPGQKVLDVGCGTGGGDIYMAENFDVEVVGIDLSINMISLAIERVIGLKCSVEFECADCTKNSYPENTFHVIYSRDTLLHIKDKPSLFRSFYKWLKPGGTLLITDYCKSVGSLSVGYADYIQKGGYYIHEMKTYSQMLENAGFNDVIAEDQSNLFMKTLQQELNALESKKDDFIDEFSKEDYNKISERWKAKQMRGADGEQIWGLFIAQKK, from the exons ATGGCTTCGTTGACGATGGTGCAAG GTGGAGGTATGGATGAACGGTGTGTTCAGAAAAGCTACTGGATGGAACACACGACAGAGTTGTCGGTAGAGTCGATGATGTTGGATTCAAACGCCTCTCATCTCGACAAGGAAGAGAGACCAGAA GTTTTGTCTTTACTACCAGCATATGAAGGAAAATCAGTAGTAGAACTTGGAGCAGGTATTGGAAGATTCACAGGAGAATTGGCCAAGCAAGCTGGTCAGTTACTTGCTGTGGATTTCATTGAGAGTGCTATAAAGAAG AATGAGAACATTAATGGGCACCACAAGAATGTCAAGTTCATGTGTGCTGATGTCACATCTCCGAACTTGCAGATTTCTGAAGGGTCTGTTGATCTGATTTTCTCGAATTGGTTACTCATGTATCTTTCCGATGAGGAG GTTGAGAATTTAGCAGGAAGGATGATCAAATGGTTAAAAGTAGGTGGATATGTGTTCTTCAGAGAATCATGTTTCCACCAATCTGGAGATTCCAAGAGAAAATGCAACCCAACTCACTACAGGGAACCTAGATTTTACACCAAG GTGTTTAAAGAGTGCCATAAGATTGATGATAGAGGGAATTCCTTTGAACTTTCGCTTATTGGCTGTAAATGCATTGGAGCTTATGTAAGAAACAAGAAGAATCAAAACCAG ATTTGTTGGATATGGCAAAAAGTGAGATCACAAGATGATAGGAGGTTCCAGCGGTTCTTAGATAGTGTTGAGTATAATCACAAGGATATTTTACTCTATGAGAGTGTTTTTGGCCAAGGCTTTGTGAGCACAGGAGGACTTG AAACAACAAAGGAATTTGTGGCAAAGTTGGGACTAAAACCAGGCCAAAAAGTTTTGGATGTTGGTTGTGGTACTGGGGGAGGTGACATTTACATGGCTGAAAATTTTGATGTTGAGGTAGTTGGCATTGACCTGTCCATAAACATGATTTCTCTTGCCATTGAACGTGTAATTGGGCTCAAATGTTCAGTAGAATTTGAATGTGCAGATTGCACTAAAAATTCATACCCTGAGAATACATTCCATGTAATCTATTCCCGTGACACATTGCTACACATCAAA GATAAACCATCACTATTTAGATCATTTTACAAATGGTTGAAGCCTGGAGGTACACTTCTAATTACTGATTACTGCAAAAGTGTAGGAAGTCTATCAGTAGGATATGCTGACTACATACAAAAGGGAGGATACTATATCCATGAGATGAAAACATATTCTCAG ATGCTCGAAAATGCTGGATTTAATGATGTCATTGCCGAGGATCAATCTAATTTG TTCATGAAAACACTACAACAGGAATTAAATGCCCTTGAGAGCAAGAAGGATGATTTCATTGATGAATTCTCGAAg GAAGACTACAATAAAATTAGTGAAAGATGGAAGGCCAAGCAGATGAGGGGTGCAGATGGTGAACAAATATGGGGTTTGTTCATTGCCCAGAAGAAATGA